Genomic window (Streptomyces sp. TG1A-60):
GCGGTGACGGTGGCGTCCTGCAGCCGCTCGGTCTCGCTGTGCTCGCGCTCCGCGAACCAGTGGACGATGCCGTCCCACCGGTGCCGCCAGTCCGCCAGGCGCTCGGCGGGGCTGCGGAAGAGCCGCTCGTCGGCCTCGGCCGCGTACTCGATCATGCGGTCCACACCGGTGGCCGCCGCCTTCTCGACGGCCTCCGCGAGCAGCGGGGCGTAGCGCCCGAGTTCGGCGGTGAACTCCCGCATGTGGGCGAGCAGCGTGTCCTTGTGGGCGAGGAACACCTCGGGCCGGGTGTCGTTGGTGCGCGCCAGGTCGCCCAGCATGAGGTAGAAGCGGGCGGCGCGCTGCGCCATCTCGTTCAGCACGGAGTCGAGACGGCCGAGCTTGCGGTAGACCTCCTCGGCGTCCCCCGCGGCGTTGGCCTCGGCCAGCGCGTGCAGGTCGCCGAGGATGTCGGGGAAGACGAGACGGGAGAGCTGGGCGTCCTCCAGGCGCGCGCCGAGTACGTCCTCCACGGCCCGGTACGCCCGGTATCCGGCCTGCGTGAACTGGTACACGTAGTGGCGGTTGCGGTACTCGGCGAGGTTCGCGGCGCGCGTCCCGTCGTACGACCGGTCCAGGACCTGCCAGTCCGCGAGCGCGTCGAGCAGCGGCTGAACGCCGGCCACTCCGCCGACGGCGCCCGCGGCGGGATGGTCGGCGGTGAGCCGCTCGAGCAGTCCCACCGCGTCCGAAACGTGCAGCAGCACCTGGTAGTTGGCGCGTCCGCGGTCGAAGGCACGCAGCAGCCACAGGTATTCGTGGCGCTTCTCGGCGGCGGCGAAGTGGAACAGCCGCAGCCGGTCGTCGAGGGAGAACGCGTCGATACCGAACGCGCCCTCGTCGACGGGCTCCGGGACATCCGGCTCCGGGACATCCGGCTCCGGGGCGTCGGGCTCGTCACTCACGGGTCTGGCGGCTTCCTCACTGCGGCTGGTACACGGTGCGTACTGCGGCTGGCACACGTTCTCACCCCGGCCGGACAGCCGGGATTCCGCACCAGTCTGCCGCACTCGCACCAGTGCGGGTAACCCGCTCTCCAGCCCACACCCCCTGTGCTACCTTGCGCCCTCCTCACGCCCCGTAGGGCGCGGGAGACGGGTCTCCCGCGCCCTGGTGCCCCGGTTGCGGATCCTGGACGAGGGAGCGACTGGGACGGCTGACCGTTCCCACCGCGGGCTGCCCCGGCGCCGAGTGTGCGCGCCGGACATCAGGTGTCGAAGTGCGCGTGCGGAGAGAGGGTTCCACCGAGGGCGGCGACTGAACGTAACGTCGGGGCGCCGCCCCGACGCATGGTCCGCCTGTGTCGATCACCTGCGCCAACTCGGTCTGACCGGGGCCGACGAGAGACACGAAAGGGAGCGGACTGCCCTCACACCGGCATGACCCGAACGTCATGCTGAGGGGTCCACTTGTCCCGCGTCACCAGGGTCATCCCTTCGATCTGCGCCTGGGCGACCGGTATCCGGTCGAAGGGGTCCCGGTGATGCGCCGGAAGCCGGCCTGACCCACCCCATGCCCGGCGGTGACGGGCAGGCCGGTGAACGGGCTGTCGCGTACCCGCTAAGGCCAGGCCTTCCGGGCCTTCTTCCGTGCGGGCCGCCACACGGATGGGGAGGCCACGCGCCGTCCCCGTCCCGGGGTCGTCCGGGTCGACGGAGGCGCGGGCGAGGTGCGGACGACGAGCTCGACCGGTGGGTCGCTCGCCAGTAGGGCTTCTGCGTGCGGCTCCTCGACGGCGTGCACGAGGAGACCGAGCCCCGACCGCGCCACGGCGTCAAAGGGCTGACGCAACCGTGGCCAGCCCGAGGTGGACGGACCCCGCCGTCACAGGGGCACGTGGGCCGGGTTTGTGTAACCGTTTGGGGCGACTGTGACGTAAGTGTTGACGGGCAGGGGACGGGACCTTACTTTCTGGCCGAAGTTCCGAACCTGGTTCGATAACTCGAACAACGGAGACCTTCGGATCGACTGACGAAGGGACGACGACAGTGATCCGCACCCGCGCGGGAGTCCGCACACGCAGAGGGGGATGGACGGCGATGGTCATCGCCGCACTCACCCTGCTGCTGGGCGCCACCATCCAGCCCGCCTCCGCCGCCGACGGGCGGCCGTTCACCAACCCGGTCAAGTCGCAGAAGGGCGCCGATCCCTGGATCGAGTTCCACAACGGCAACTACTACTTGATCAGCACGTCCTGGTCCGACGTGCTGACCATGCGCAAGTCGCCCACCCTCGCCGGGCTCGCCACGGCGCCCAGCGTGCAGGTGTGGAAGGACACCGACACCTCTCGGGGCTGCAACTTCTGGGCTCCCGAGATGCACTTCTTCAACAACAAGTGGTACGTGTACTACGTCGGTGGCGCCTGCGTCAGCGACTACCTCGGCACCCAGCGCTCCCACGTGCTGGAAAGCGTGGGCTCCGACCCCATGGGGCCGTACATCTACAAGAACAAGATCAAGCCCACCGGCTCGGACCCCTGGCTCATCGACGCCAGCGTGCTGGAGGTCGGCAGCAACCTGTACATGGTGGGCAGCGCCAACACCACCAACGGCACCCAGAACCTCGTCATCGCCCCGATGAGCAACCCCTACACCGTCAGCGGCACGCTGCGCACCATCTCGCAGCCCACCCTGAGCTGGGAGCGCCAGGGCGGCACGGTGAACGAGGGCCCGGAGGCGCTGCAACGGAACGGCAAGACGTTCCTGGTCTACTCCGCCAGCGGCTGCTGGACCCCCGACTACAAGCTGGGCCAACTGGAACTGACCGGCAGTGACCCGCTGCAGGCCTCCTCCTGGACGAAGAAGCAGACCCCCGTATTCCAGCGGAACAGCGCGACCAACGTCCACGGCCCCGGCCACAACGGCTTCTTCACCTCGCCGGACGGCACGGAGAACTGGATCGTCTACCACGCCCGCAACGACACCTCGACGGACGGCTGCGACAACAACCGCACCACCCGCGCGCAGAAGTTCACCTGGAACGCGGACGGCACACCGAACTTCGGCACCCCGGTCGCCCTCGGCACGACACTGCCCGGCCCCTCCGGCGAGACGGCGGCCACCCCGACCGCGTACACCCTGGTCAACCGCAACAGCGGCAAGTGCCTGGACGTCGAGGGCGGCAACACCGCCAACGGCACCAACATCTTCCAGTGGACCTGTAACGGCAGCAGCGACAACCAGAAGTGGCGGATCGAGGACCTCGCCGACGACACCAGCCGACTGGTGAACGTCAGGACCGGCAAGGCCATGGACACCACCAACTGCGCGACCGACAACGGCACCGACATCCGCCAGTGGTCCTGGCTGGACAACGACTGCCAGCGGTTCCGCCTCGTCCACACCGCCACCGGTGACTACGTGCGGATCGTGAACGAGAACAGCGGCAAGGTCGCCGACGTGGCCGACTGCGGCACCGGCAACGGCACCGACGTACGCCTCTGGTCCTGGCTGAACAACGACTGCCAGCAGTGGCAGCTCAGGCCCGTCAGTTGACGGACCGGATGAGCGGACCACGGTCCCGGTACCCGCTGCGGGTCCCGGGACCGTGGTGTGTCGCGCGTACGGCGGGAGTGCCCGGACACTCCCATGGCGGCCGACCGGCCGTTCCACCGGGTCAGCCGGCCGTACGGTGACACTCAGCCGACCGCCGAAAGGCTCTTGGCCGCAGGGGCCCACCCGCCCCGTCCCCACCCACGCCGCCGTCCCCGTACCGTCCGGGGGTCCTGCGCGGACGCCCCGGGCCAACAGCCCCGGGCCACCATCTCGTGGGCGTCCGGGCTCTGGGGAGCGCGGGCTGCTGGACTACGAGATCACCTCGGCCGCCTTCGGGCTGGCCCGCGGCCGGCGAGGGGGCAAGCCGAAGATCGCGGAAAGGAGGCCCTGAAGGCGATCACCGACTACCAGACCCTCGCTCTCGACCCGCACCCCACGCTGGTCCTATGGCAGCGCGTACGCGAACTGTCGAACAACCTCTCCGTCTACGACGCGCATTACGTGGCCCTCGCCGAGAGCTTCGGCGTTCCGCTGATCACCAGCGACGCGAGGATCGAGCGCAGTGGAGCAGCACGCTGCACGATCGAGACCTTCGAGGCTCCAGCACCTGACCCCAGCACCAGGGCGGTTTCAGAGTCTTTGGGCCCGACACGGCGGTCGGCGGCGCCGGTTCCGGCCACTTCGTACGGCATCGTGGCCGGTCAGCGATGGTGCACCGGCTCGGCAGGAAGATCTCTGGGTATAGTGCAGGCGTTTCGGAGAACCGGCGGCGGCCCGGAGTGGTCGACCTTACGCGCAACCTCGCGCTCATCGACGCCCGCGACCCTGGCGGACCCCCGATGACCACATCACTGAGGAGGCCGGCATGGAACCCGTCACGCTGATCACCGGTGGCTCGACCGGAATCGGCGCCGCCACCGCCCGCGCCCTGCTCAAGCAGGGCCAGCGCGTGGCCGTCACCGGACGTGACGCGGACAAGCTGGCCTCCTTCGCCGCTTCGGCCGGAGCGGACGGACGGCTGCTGACGATCACCGGCGACACCAGCGACGAGCACGACGTCGCCTCCGCCGTGCGCCACGTGGTGGACGCGTGGGGCCGGCTGGACAACGTCATCGCCAACGCCGGTTTCTCGCTGCCCGGCAACCTGGAGAGCCACGCCCCCGAGGACATGCGCGCCATGGTCCTCACCAACGTCCTGGGCCCGGCCCTGCTCGTGCGGGAGGCCCTGCCGCACCTCAGGGAGTCCAAGGGCCGGATCGTGATCATCGGTTCGGTCGCCGGGGTTCGCAACACGCCCGGCAACCTGTACTCGGTCACCAAGTGGGCCGCGCACGCGCTGGCCGAGAACACCCGGCTGCTGGTCGGCAAGGACGGGGTCGGCGTGACCGTCGTCGCCCCCGGGGTGGTGGACACCCCGTTCTGGGACCAGCGCGGCGGCACCCCCGAGGCGACGCCGTCGATGACCGCCGAGCAGATCGCGGACACGATCGTCTTCGCCGTCAACCAGCCCGCGGGCGTGGACATCAACCACATCACCATGCGGCCGGCCGGGCAGCTCGGCTGACGCCGCGCTCCCGACAACCATACGAAAAGGCGCCCTCGGCCCCCGCCGCGTACCACGCGGTGCGGGCCGAGGGCGCCTTCGGGCGTCCGGGTGGACGCGCGGCGTCAGGCGGAGAGGTGGGCACACCCACACCCGGGAAGGACCACCCCGGACCGCTCGAAGCCGGCCACGGTTGGCGCCCCCATCAAGGCCATGACCTCCTCAAACTCGCCCATGAGCAGCCGCAGGACGTCCGCGACGCCCTCCGCGCCGGAGTGGGCGAGCCCCCACAGGGCCGGGCGTCCGACCATCACCGCGTCCGCGCCCAGGCACAGGGCCTTGGCGATGTCGGCGCCGTGCCGGACCCCGCCGTCGAGGACGACCGCGCACCGCCCGGCGACGGCGTCCACGATCTCGGCGAGGGCATCGGGGGCGCTGCGGGAGAAGTCCAGCTGGCGCCCGCCGTGGTTGGAGACGACCAGCCCAGAGACGCCGTGCTTGACGGCCAGTTCGGCGTCCTCACCGGTGAGCACGCCCTTCAGCACCACGGGCAGGGAGGTCACCTCGCGCAGCCAGGCGAGGTCCTCCCAGGTGATCGAGGCGTCGAACTGCTCCTTGGAGTGCCGGGCGATGGCCGACTCCCCGTCCCGGCCGCCGTGCGAGGCGGCCATCACGTCGTGCGCCACATTGACCGCCCGGATGCCCGGGGGCACCGCGAACCCGTTGGCGGCGTCCCGGGGACGGAACGCCACCCTGGGCGCGTCGATGGTGAGGACCAGCGCGCGGAAACCGGCGGCCCCGGCCCGGCGGATCAGGTCCACCAGGAGGTCGCGGCGCTTGAGCCAATACAGCTGCAGCCACAGCGGGCCGGTGGCCGCGGCGGCGATGTCCTCCAGCGTCCGGCTCGCGAACATGCTGACCGTGAACAGGGCGCCGGCCTCACCCGCCGCCCGCGCCGTCGCCACCTCACCCTCCGGGTGGGCGAGTTGGTGGTACGCCATGGGGGCGATGCCCAGGGGGGCGGCGAGGTCCGCCCCGAGCAGCTCGGTGCGGGGGTCGCAGTGGGAGACGTCGACGAGACAGCGAGGCCGCAGCCGGATCCGGTCCAGGGCCTCCCGTCCCGCCGCCAGCATCGACTCGGTGCCGCTGCCACCCGCGAAGAAGTCCCACACCGGTCGCGGCAGCCGCTCCTTGGCCGCTGCCTCGTACGCGCGCAGCGCCAGCACCACATTTTCTCCGTTCGCCGTACTCGACAAGGGGTTCGGGACACCGGCCGTCAGGCGGCGGTGCCGGTGCTCTGCGCGGTGATGAAGGCGGCCAGCCTGGCCATGCCCTCGGTGATGGCCTCCGGGCTCTGCGCGCTGCACGACAGGCGCAGTTGGTGGGTGCCGCCGCCGTCCAGGTGGAAGTCGCTCATCGGCGTCCACAGCACGCCGTAGGCGCGCGCGGACAGCTCCAGGGCCTTGTGGTCGGCGGCGAAGGGCACCGTGACGACGGCGAAGAAGCCGCCGTCCGGACGGTTCCAGGAGATGCCGAGCTCGGCCCGGCGCTCCGCGGGGAAGTGCCGCTCCAGCTCGTCGAGGAGCGTGTCCATGTTCGTGCGGTAGTACGCGATGGCTCCGGCGTTCGCCTCGCGCAGCCGGCAGTCGCTCTCGATGAGCAGTCCGCCGATGACGGCCTGGCTGACGGCCGAGGTGTTGACGGTCGTCATGCTCTTGATCTTGGACAGCTCGTCGGCGAGCAGCGAGCGCCGGCCGCCCGGGCCGATGACCTCCTGGTCGGCGATGACGTAGCCCACCCGGGCCCCGGGCAGCGCCGTCTTGGCGAAGGAGCCCAGGTGCACCACGCGGCGGCCCGTGTCGAGGGCCTTGAGCGTGGGGCGGGCGGAGCCGGTCCGTACGAAGAAGCCGTAGGGGTCGTCCTCCAGGACGAGCAGGTCCTCCTCCTCGGCCACCCGCAGCAAGCGCTCGCGGTCCGGGAGGCTCATGCTGGTGCCGGACGGGTTGCCGAAGTCCGGGACGACGTAGAAGGCCCGGACACGTTCGCCGGCTTCCCTGGCGGCCCGCACGGCCGCCGACACGGCCTCCGGGCCAGGACCGGCGGGGCCCTCGGGCACGGGCCGCAACCGGATGCCCAGGAGCCGGGCCACGCCGGTGATGCCCACGTAGCACGGCGAGCTGACCAGCAGCGTGTCCTCGGGAGCGGCGAAGAGCGCCCGCAGGATGAGGAGCATGGCCTCCTGGCAGCCGGTCGTCACCACGACGGCTTCCGGGGAAACCTCGATCCCCTCGTCGTTGGCGACCGTCCGGGCGATCAGCTCGTGGATGATCCCGTTGGTGCGGCCGTACTGGAACAGCTGGGTGCGCACCTGGTCGCGCGACCAGCCCAGGGTCTCTTCCAGGTGGCTGGTGTACGTGTGCAGGTGGCGCGCGAGGTCCTCGGGCTCGAAGTCGCCCTCGGTGGGCCGACCGGGCGCGAAGGAGATGGCCTGCGGGAACCGGCCGACGACCTCGTTGAGGAAGTTCATGGCGTCGAGGACCGGGTCGCTGAGCGACCCGTGCAGCTCGTCGAGCGCCAGGGCGTGCGGGGACGGCAGGGCGGCTTGTGTCACCGCTCAGACTCCTCTCGGCGCGGCCGCGTAGGCCGTGCTCAGGGTGGGGGCCGCGGTGGGTGCGGGGATCCGGGCCCGGCCCTGTACGCCGCGGACCAGGGCCGTGGTGAGCCGGTCCGTGTGGACACGCTGCTGCTCCGGCTCGTGGGCGGTGCCCAGGCCCCGCAGGGCGTCGACCACCTGGTACAGGTCCTGGGCGAAACCGGCGAGGACGTCGGCGACGGCCACGGCGTTGGAGCCGAGGATGTCGGTCCACAGGTCGGCGCTGCCCGCGGCGAGGCGGGTGATGTCCTGCAGTCCCTGTCCGGCGAGCCCCAGCTGGGACGGGTCGCCGTGCAGTAACTGCCCCGCGAGCAGGCTCGACACCAGGTGCGGGGCGTGCGAGGTGAGCGCCACCGCGCGGTCGTGCTCGGCATGGGCCATCACGACCGGCCGGGCGCGACACAACTCGGCCAGGCGCCTGGCGCGTTCGACGGTCTGCGCCCGGGTGTGCGCGGAGGGGGTGAGCACCCAGGGCCGACCGTGGAACAGGTCGTCCCGGGCGGCGAGCGGGCCGGACTGCTCCCGGCCGCCCATGGGGTGCCCGCCGACGAAGCGGGTCAGGTCGCAGCCGGCCTGGTCCGCTTCCCGCTGGGGCAGTTCCTTGATGCTCGCGGCGTCCGTGAAGTCGTGGGCGAGTCGCCGCAGTTGGTGTTCCTTCAGCGCCGCCGCGACGTGCCGCGGTGGTACCGCGATGACGGCCAGGTCGACCGGGCTACGAGGTGTTCCTGCGATTCCGGCGCCGAGGTCCGCGGCGGTGCGCGCCGCTTCCGGGTTCGCGTCGATCAGGTAGGTGGTCACGCCCCGGCCCCGAAGGGCCAGGGCGATCGAGGTACCGATCAGGCCGGTTCCGACCACTGCGGCACTTCGCATCAGTGGTGGCTCCACAGGAGCGGGAGATACTCGGGGTCGCTGTAGTCGGGGGTGCCCTCGGCGGTGCGCCGCACGAGCACGTCGTGGTTGTAGTTGACCTGGGTGCCGTCCGAGCGGAAGAAGTCGCGGTAGCGGTTCTCGCCGTCCTGCAGGTGGAAGGAGATGGCGCGGCGCGGGCGGTCGCTGACGTTGGCACCGCTGCCGTGGTAGGTGCGGCAGTGGTGGAAGTTGACGTGGCCCTTGGGGATGAAGACCGGGATCTTGTTGACCTCGACCCCGTTGAAGGCCGCGTTGTCCTCCAGCATTTGATCCAGCTCGGAGGAGTCGCGCTCGGCGAAGTGCAGGGAGGTGGCGTCGTTGTCGGCCGTCTCCTTCCACAGGTGGCTGCCGTCGACCATCGTGATGGTGCCCATCTCCTCACCGCAGTCGTGGAAGGGGATGAACGCGGTCAGCATCCGCTCGGAGGTGGAGGTGGACCAGTAGTGGCGGTCGAAGTGCCAGGGCACGATGTTCGACTGCTCCTGCGCCACCGGGGGCTTGTAGATGAGCGTCGACTGGAACACCCGGATCTGCTCGGCCTCGGCCAGGCGCGCGGCGACGGCGCCCAGCAGCGGCTTGCGCAGGATGCGGCCTATGGTGTCGTCCTCGTAGTGGATGTAGTCGTTGTGCCGCTGGACGTCGCCCTTCTCCGGCTCCCAGTAGGCCAGCTTGGGCGGGCGTACCGGCAGGGTGCGGTCGCGGTGGCCGGCGTAGAAGCGCTCGCTGGCGGCCTCCAGCTGCTCGACCTCGTCGTCGGTGAACAGCTTCTTCGACAGGTACCAGCCGTGCTCGGCGTAGAAGACGACGTCCTCGTCGGTCGGGAGCAGCGCGCGCTCCTCGTCGGTGAGGGTGAAGCTCTGGGCGTCCTGGATGGTCATGGTCTTCCTTACAGGTGCGTGGATCGGTGCAGGGACGGCGCGCGGAGCCGGGTCAGGAGACGGCCTTCTCGCGGGCGACCGCCTCGTAGAGCGCCTTGATGTTGCCGCTGCCGAAGGTGCGGGCGCCGTGCCGGTCGATGACCTCCCAGAAGTACGTCTTCCGTACGTGCTGGGACTGGGTGAAGATCTGGAACACCTGGCCCCAGTGGTCCTCGTCGATCAGGACGTTGGTCCGGCGCAGGTCCTCGACCTGGAGGTTCGGGCGCTCGAAGCGCTCCTGGAGCTGTTCGTAGTACGAGCCCGGTGTCTGCAGGAAGCTGACGCCCCGCTTCTCCAGGGTCTGCACGGTGCCCACGATGTCGTCGCAGAGCAGTGCCAGGTGCTGCACACCGGCGCCGCCGTGGCGGGCCAGGAAGGTGTCGATCTGGCCGGGCTCACGGTCGGTGACCGGCTCGATCAGAGTGAAGGTCACCTTGCCGGACGGGCTCTGGACGACCTTGGAGTCCATGGCCTGGGTGCCGACCTCGATGAACTCCTCGAAGATCTGCGAGAAGCCGAAGACCTTCTCGTAGAACGCGACCGTGGGGCGCAGCCGGCCGGCGGGCAGGCAGATCGCCGCGTGGTCCACGGTGCTGAGCAGCTCCTCGCCCGCCTCGGGATCGGCGGCGATGATGTCCATCACGCCGGGCAGGAAGTGCTCGCGGTCGCCGGTGCGCTGGACGAACCGGTGGGCGACGTCGCCGAAGCCCAGGACCGTGGCGGTGACCACCTCGGTGCCGTCCTTGCTGTGGACGGTGGGCTGCTCGACGGCGGTGGCGCCCCGCTCGACGGCCACCTCGAAGGCCTTGGCGGCGTCGCTGACCTCGAAGGCGATGTTGGCGACACCGTCACCGTGCTGCATCACGTAGGACGCGGCCGGGTGGGTGGGGTTGAGGGCGGAGGTGAGGACGACCTCGATGCCGCCCTGGCGCAGCAGCAGCGAGCGGTAGTCGGTCTGCCCGGTCTCGGGACCGGCCTGGCCGCAAATACGGAAGCCGAAAGCGGTGCAGAGGTAGAACGCGGACTGCTGGGCATCTCCGACGTAGAACTCGACGTGGTCTACGGCCCCGATATCCATGCAAAACCCTTCTGTTTTCATGTTCGAGCAGGAGAAAGTCGAGATGTTTTCAGGGAGTGGCGAGCGGGCGAATCGAGAGATTCGGCCCCGAACATCGCTCTAGAGAGTGGAGAACTCGTTCAGCGGCGACCAGACACCGTAGTCGCCCCGACGGTAGAGAAGTGGCTCACGCGGGAAGACTGCGGCGCCTTCCACCCGGCCTATGACAAGCCAATGATCGCTCGCCTCGATCGCATTTTCAACCCTGCATTCCGCAAAGCCGAGCGAGACTTCGATAAGCAGCGGCGCGCCTTCGGCAATATCCGAGGGGCGCCATTCGACATGTGCGAACTTATCCGTGGCCTTGCTCGCGAACACCTGAGAGGCGTCGCGCCCGGACGAGGAGAGGAAGTTCACCGCGAACGCCTGCGACGAAATGATCGCCGGCAGTGTGCGGGACTCCTTGCCGACGGAGACCAGCAGCGTCGACGTCGTCGCCGACACCGCGCAGACGGCGTTGCTGGTGAAACCGTACGGCTCACCCTTTCCGTCCGTTGCCGTCACGATGGCGATCGGGGTCGGGAACGAGCCAAAGAGTTCGCTGAAGCGTACAGAACCGACGTCCATCAAGTTCCTCCGCGGAACAGCTCGTGAATCTTTTTCGGGCAGGCCGAAGAAACCAACGGCCAGTGATGGTGTTTTTGTAACCGTCGCCGCCTCTTCGCGGCGGCGGTTATTCCGCGGTCGCGCCCGCGAGAGTCGCCTCACGTGCGGCGATCGCGCGGCCGAAAGCCCGGATCGTCAGCGGCAGCATGAACGCACTGAACGCGGTGAGCGCCACGGCCAGTATCAGGACGAGTTGTTGCGGTCCCAGATTGGATCCGGAGGCGGCCACCAGAAGTCCCGCGATGGGCATGGCCAACATATTGAGCAGGTAGAACGGCCCCATCACCTTTCCGAGGTGTTCTTGGGGAAGGACCTTGATGCGCTGCGTCCGGTTGAAGACGTTGAAGTACGTCACTCCGACCATGGCCGCCACGAACGCCGGGGCGTACAGCAGCATGGAGGAGGCGAAGCCGATGAGCAGCAGACAGGAGCAGAGCAGGGCGAGGCCGAAGATCCCGAGCATCCGCACGTTGACGTACCGGAGCAGGAACGGGATGACCAGGAGGTTGACGATCCCCAGCACGCCGATACAGATGTTCAGCAGGGCGAACGCCGACTCCGGGGCGCGGAACACACCCGTGACCAGTGCGACGTTGGCGGCGAGCACCACGGCGAAGACCAGGTTGATCGAGAAGTTGAGCGAGGCCAGCAGGACCAGCGGCCTGCTGCGGACCAGCAGGGACCAGCCCAGCCGGAGTTCGGCGACGATCTCCGCGGCTCCGCCGCCGCTGCTGGGGATGCGCAGCCCGCGCGGCAGGGGCAGCCAGCAGGCGGCGGCGACGGCGAAGACCGCCGCGGCGGCGCCGAGCAGCCAGACCTTGTCGATGAACGCCACGCCCAGCATCGCCAGGGCGGGACCGACGGCCATCGCCGAGACCTCCATGCTCTGCACCACGCCCTGGATCTTGGCCAGTTCGGTGCCCTTGGCCAGCTGGGGCACGACCTTCTCCACGGACATGCGCACCGGCGCCATCAGCAGCGAGAGCAGTGGCGCGGCTGTCATCAGGATGGGCGTCAGCAGTGAGGGCGCGGCCAGACAGCCGACGAGGGCGCCGCCGAGGACGACGGCCCGGCCGGCCGTGACGACGGAGAACAGCCGCGGCCCGCCGTCACGGTCGGCGAGGAGACCGGCGAAGGGGTACGCGAGGAGGGCCGGGAGCCACTCGATCGCGTAGGCGAGGCCGAGGGCCGACACATCCTTGGTGTCCTGGAAGATGAGCAGCGGGATGGCGAACATCACCATCTGCTCGGCAACGACCCCGAGAAGGACACCGCAGGCGAAGAGCCGTCGGTGCAGCACGGATCGCGTGGTCATAAGATCGATCGCTCCCTTGTGCTCGGCCGGGAGCGGCCCGGCCCGAGACTCCTCACTGCGACACCGGAACGGTTTCGATGTGGAAATCGGCGATGATCTTCCGGATGTCCTCCTCGACGGCCGGCTCGTCGCCGGTGAAGATGAACCGCCCGCTGTGCACCGCGTCATAGCTGCCGCCGGGCTCCATCACCTCGCCCGGGGCCGGCACCAACTCCCGCCAGATCGTGGCGAAGCGGTCCCGCATGGAGGTCGCCGAGACGACCTCGGCCGGCAGTCCGGCGGGCTTCGGGATGATCAGCCAGCCGCCGGACGGGTCGCCCGTCTGCGGCGGGACCGTCGCCCGACCCTCGCACAGGGCGTCCAGCCAGAGCTCGAAGAGGTTGACCCCGAAGAGCTTGTCCGTGAGGTACGGCACCTCGGCCCCGCCGATGCGGCCCGCGATCTCCAGGAACACCAGGTCCCCGTCGGGCGTGACGAAGAGTTCCAGGTGGAACGGCATGGAGGTCATGCCCAGACCCGACACGCAGCGCCGGGCGAACTCGTGCACACGGGCGCGCAGCGGGGAGTCCTGGACGACGACCGAGCCGAGCGGCTGCCCGCCGGCCTCGAAGGCCAGGCAGTCGTTGATGTAGCGGGACACCGCCATGAACGGGATCCCGGCGTCCTCGTCCGCGAACCCGTCGACGTGGTAGATCGCGCCTTCGACGAACTCCTCGAGCTCGTAGTCGCCGAGGTCGACCTCCGACAGCAGCGCGGTGAGCGCGGCCTCGTCCTCGACCCGGTGCACACCCATGCTCGCGGCCCCGGACACCGGCTTGAGGATCAGCGGGAACCCGGTTGCCCGGGCGAACTCCAGCGCGGACTCGGCGCTTCCGCAGGCGTCGAAGCGGGGCACTCGGACGCCCGCCTCGGCGACGAGCTCCTTCATCCGCAGCTTGTCGCGGTAGACCGCGACGTCCTCCGGGCGGGGCCCGGGGATGCCGAGCGCCACGCGGACCTCGGCCGCGATGCCGAGGGTGAACTCGGAGACGGCGATCAGCCGGTCGACCGGGCCGGCCTCGTCCGCGACCCGGCGGACCGCGTCGCGCAGCGCCTCGAAGTCGTTGACGTCCTCGATCTGGACGGTGCTCGCGATCCGCTCGGGATCGGCAAGGATCCCGGTGGCGCCGACCGCGTCGACGACGTAGCTGACGCGGTGCCGCTCATGGTCGATGAGCTCCTCGAAGCGGCCCATCGAGAAGTCCCAGCGCGGCCCTTTCGTGAACCGCGGCCAGCGGTTGACGACGACAATGTGCATGGCTCACTCCTCCGTCGCCACGGAAACCGTCTTGATCGACAGG
Coding sequences:
- a CDS encoding MFS transporter, encoding MTTRSVLHRRLFACGVLLGVVAEQMVMFAIPLLIFQDTKDVSALGLAYAIEWLPALLAYPFAGLLADRDGGPRLFSVVTAGRAVVLGGALVGCLAAPSLLTPILMTAAPLLSLLMAPVRMSVEKVVPQLAKGTELAKIQGVVQSMEVSAMAVGPALAMLGVAFIDKVWLLGAAAAVFAVAAACWLPLPRGLRIPSSGGGAAEIVAELRLGWSLLVRSRPLVLLASLNFSINLVFAVVLAANVALVTGVFRAPESAFALLNICIGVLGIVNLLVIPFLLRYVNVRMLGIFGLALLCSCLLLIGFASSMLLYAPAFVAAMVGVTYFNVFNRTQRIKVLPQEHLGKVMGPFYLLNMLAMPIAGLLVAASGSNLGPQQLVLILAVALTAFSAFMLPLTIRAFGRAIAAREATLAGATAE
- a CDS encoding ATP-grasp domain-containing protein, whose product is MHIVVVNRWPRFTKGPRWDFSMGRFEELIDHERHRVSYVVDAVGATGILADPERIASTVQIEDVNDFEALRDAVRRVADEAGPVDRLIAVSEFTLGIAAEVRVALGIPGPRPEDVAVYRDKLRMKELVAEAGVRVPRFDACGSAESALEFARATGFPLILKPVSGAASMGVHRVEDEAALTALLSEVDLGDYELEEFVEGAIYHVDGFADEDAGIPFMAVSRYINDCLAFEAGGQPLGSVVVQDSPLRARVHEFARRCVSGLGMTSMPFHLELFVTPDGDLVFLEIAGRIGGAEVPYLTDKLFGVNLFELWLDALCEGRATVPPQTGDPSGGWLIIPKPAGLPAEVVSATSMRDRFATIWRELVPAPGEVMEPGGSYDAVHSGRFIFTGDEPAVEEDIRKIIADFHIETVPVSQ